From the genome of Spirosomataceae bacterium TFI 002, one region includes:
- a CDS encoding arylsulfatase A, whose protein sequence is MKYTIFLFLLALNLQSTAQTTRSKQPNIILIMADDIGFEAFNSYGNTNYKTPRINQMAAKGMQFNYCYSQPLCTPSRVQIMTGKYNFRNYLKFGSLDMNETTFAHILKSEGYKTCIAGKWQLGSDAFGPYKAGFDSYHLWQLTFTSYNERYKNPRVLENGVMKKYNNGEYGPKLHTEFIMDFMETNKDEPFFAYYPMALTHRPYVPSPDTENYDSFDIPGEGNAHSTKSDPIYFKDEVAYMDKLVGEIIDKTVELGIADNTLIIFTGDNGTGVGIKSQMGNVTIPGMKGSTTEYGMHVPLVAYWAGQIKAGQQNDNLIDFTDFLPTIAQAANIKLPESFETDGLSFYPQLKGDFSDTRNWIFSHYDPGKEKFPLKRLVQNKEWKLYENGEFYNVKNDPYEKKDLSKSQLSREVLKLKEEFSTVLAKMHVTELPIDDKTKD, encoded by the coding sequence ATGAAATATACAATTTTCCTATTTCTTTTAGCATTAAACCTCCAGTCTACAGCTCAAACAACGAGAAGTAAGCAGCCAAATATTATCTTAATCATGGCGGACGATATTGGCTTTGAAGCTTTTAATAGTTATGGAAATACGAACTATAAAACTCCTAGAATAAACCAAATGGCAGCAAAGGGAATGCAGTTTAACTACTGCTATTCCCAGCCACTTTGCACTCCATCAAGAGTTCAAATCATGACAGGGAAGTACAACTTCCGCAACTACCTTAAGTTTGGTTCATTAGACATGAATGAAACTACATTCGCCCACATCCTCAAGTCGGAAGGTTATAAAACCTGTATCGCTGGAAAATGGCAATTGGGAAGCGATGCTTTTGGCCCTTACAAAGCTGGTTTCGATTCTTACCACCTATGGCAACTTACCTTCACCAGTTACAATGAGCGATACAAAAACCCACGAGTTTTGGAAAATGGGGTAATGAAAAAGTATAACAATGGTGAATATGGCCCAAAACTTCATACCGAATTCATCATGGACTTTATGGAAACAAATAAGGATGAGCCCTTTTTTGCATATTACCCTATGGCATTAACCCACAGGCCATATGTTCCTTCTCCTGATACCGAGAATTACGATTCATTTGACATACCTGGCGAAGGAAATGCTCATAGTACCAAATCCGACCCTATTTATTTCAAGGACGAGGTTGCGTATATGGATAAACTTGTAGGCGAAATTATTGATAAAACTGTAGAACTTGGTATCGCTGATAACACCCTCATAATCTTCACTGGAGACAATGGGACGGGAGTTGGAATAAAATCGCAAATGGGTAACGTAACCATTCCAGGAATGAAGGGCTCCACCACAGAATACGGCATGCATGTTCCTTTGGTAGCCTATTGGGCGGGTCAAATCAAAGCTGGGCAACAGAACGATAACCTTATTGACTTTACCGATTTCCTGCCAACAATAGCACAAGCCGCCAACATTAAACTACCCGAATCTTTCGAAACAGATGGACTTAGCTTTTACCCTCAACTAAAGGGAGATTTTTCTGATACTCGCAACTGGATATTCAGCCATTACGATCCAGGAAAAGAGAAGTTCCCCCTTAAAAGATTGGTTCAAAATAAAGAATGGAAACTATATGAAAATGGTGAATTCTATAATGTCAAAAACGATCCTTACGAAAAGAAAGATTTATCCAAAAGCCAATTAAGCCGAGAGGTGCTAAAACTTAAAGAAGAATTCTCTACGGTATTGGCAAAGATGCATGTTACCGAATTACCCATAGATGACAAAACTAAAGACTAA
- a CDS encoding Arylsulfatase A, with translation MQLQLKYVCVLFLCLYSFTIIAQDKSKPNVLFVAFDDLKDWQGVLAGHPQAYTPNIDRLAKRGVLFSNAHEAGTMCCPSRASVMTGLRPTSTGIYKNSDNPLELYKNEQSINDHFKESGYYVAGAGKILHKFHYEENQWDEFVGRHKPKKGYLSNKQNPDKNNIHKLENSSISWGSFDAPDSLTFDAQSVQWVSDRINQKHDKPFFLACGIYRPHIPWFNPKTYFDMHPLAEVKRPNTQESDLSDVPFRGKNIAFSTSNFTNANDLENDQNNAEHEAFKKNGQWSEAVQAYLASISYADAQFGKLLDALDASPYAENTIIVLWSDHGWHLGEKEHWRKATLWEEVTRVPLIISGPGISKNKECKTAVSLIDIFPSLIDLCNLDKIEKLDGQSLVPQLQNAAKKRNQPAISSITPTYHAIRNDRYRYISYGDGQEELYDHNTDTQEWSNIAKNRSSSRIIRKLRKYLPANGLEPVIGEDSDKEE, from the coding sequence ATGCAACTACAATTAAAATACGTTTGTGTACTTTTTCTGTGTTTGTATTCATTTACAATTATTGCTCAAGACAAATCTAAGCCAAACGTGCTTTTTGTAGCATTTGATGACCTTAAAGATTGGCAAGGAGTCCTAGCTGGTCATCCGCAAGCCTACACTCCTAATATAGATAGACTAGCAAAGCGTGGTGTACTTTTTTCAAATGCCCATGAAGCAGGCACTATGTGTTGCCCATCTAGGGCTTCAGTAATGACCGGCCTTAGACCAACTTCTACCGGTATTTACAAAAACTCAGACAACCCTTTAGAATTATATAAAAACGAGCAGAGCATAAATGATCATTTTAAAGAAAGTGGATATTACGTGGCTGGAGCAGGCAAAATCTTGCACAAGTTCCATTATGAAGAAAATCAATGGGATGAATTTGTAGGTAGACACAAGCCGAAAAAAGGATATCTTTCGAATAAACAAAACCCTGATAAAAACAATATCCATAAACTAGAGAATTCAAGTATTTCTTGGGGTTCATTTGATGCTCCTGATTCTCTAACTTTCGATGCCCAATCTGTACAATGGGTAAGTGATAGGATAAATCAAAAGCATGATAAACCATTCTTTTTAGCTTGTGGAATTTACAGACCACACATACCATGGTTTAATCCAAAGACTTATTTTGACATGCATCCTTTGGCTGAAGTAAAGCGACCAAATACTCAAGAAAGTGATTTAAGCGACGTACCATTTAGAGGAAAGAATATCGCATTTTCTACAAGCAACTTTACCAATGCCAATGACCTAGAAAATGATCAAAATAACGCTGAACACGAAGCATTCAAGAAGAATGGCCAATGGAGTGAAGCAGTTCAAGCCTATTTAGCTTCTATTTCGTATGCCGATGCCCAATTTGGAAAGCTATTGGATGCACTGGACGCAAGTCCTTATGCCGAAAATACAATTATCGTTCTTTGGAGTGATCATGGCTGGCATTTGGGAGAAAAAGAACATTGGAGAAAAGCCACACTTTGGGAAGAGGTAACTCGTGTGCCACTCATTATTTCGGGACCCGGAATTTCTAAAAATAAAGAATGTAAAACCGCTGTAAGTTTGATCGATATTTTCCCAAGTTTAATTGACTTATGTAACCTAGATAAGATTGAAAAACTTGATGGGCAATCACTCGTTCCACAGCTTCAAAATGCGGCAAAAAAAAGAAATCAACCTGCCATATCTAGCATAACACCTACTTACCATGCCATTCGCAATGATAGATACAGGTACATTAGTTACGGTGATGGGCAAGAAGAACTTTATGATCACAATACTGACACACAAGAATGGTCAAATATTGCCAAAAACCGATCTAGTTCACGAATAATACGTAAGCTCAGAAAGTATCTCCCAGCCAATGGATTAGAGCCAGTTATAGGCGAAGACTCAGACAAGGAGGAATAG
- a CDS encoding Glucose/arabinose dehydrogenase, beta-propeller fold: MKNRFSKYLLLLAISGLIYGCLKPLADNNTIYTKPPMDTDPAAPSLSPMESMGKIYLPEGYSLELVASEPMIEEPIDIAWDADGKMYVAEFLTYMQDINGTNENEPWSRVSVLEDTNGDGKMDKKTVFIDSLLLPRLLLPLDDRVIIGETYSNNFWSYRDTDGDRVADEKVLIFENDKIFKGNLEHQSANLTWNIDNWLYLSKDPFRYKWKEGKLIIDTLLDAPTGQYGLTQDETGKMYYSRAGGEVVALGFQQHPIYGNLEMDGRWADDFEQPWPIIGTPDVQGGKIRLRPDNTLNKFTAVSGQEVFLGDRLPLYGDLFVPEPVGRLIRRAKISNVDGKIVLSNPYDKAEFMASTDPNFRPVRVATGPDGCMYVVDMYRGIIQEGNWTREGSFLRPEIERRNLDKNIGKGRIYRVVYKGVKPAKVEKMLSLSSKDLLPYLGHPNGWYRMTAQKLLVLRQDKTIVSDLLKTLRGNSKGNAKRDEGIKRLHALWTLEGLGQLSKSDIISKTKDSDSRVSCAAIRLCEQFLKDGDQNVFATIKSLKNHPNKDVLIQVVLTSKTYANRDEAKLLIQEIVDLNPENEVIAVSSDVVTSDVENLKVKHVLKHPNTKNSIIRGYETFKVLCASCHGKEGKGIKDLAPPLVGSPRIMGDDLELPVKILLNGLSGEVDGKDYGIMLSLKGYDDQWISDVITYVREEIGDGGKTVNSRIVSDVRKKYGDREQYWTLKELGQSK, from the coding sequence ATGAAAAATAGATTCTCAAAATACCTCCTACTTTTAGCTATCTCAGGTCTTATCTATGGCTGTTTAAAACCTTTAGCTGATAACAATACCATTTACACCAAGCCGCCAATGGATACTGATCCTGCGGCTCCTTCACTTTCTCCTATGGAAAGTATGGGTAAGATATATTTACCCGAAGGTTATAGTTTGGAATTGGTGGCGAGTGAGCCTATGATTGAAGAACCAATCGATATCGCTTGGGATGCTGATGGCAAAATGTATGTAGCCGAGTTTTTGACCTACATGCAAGACATTAATGGCACCAACGAAAACGAACCGTGGAGTCGAGTATCGGTTTTGGAGGATACCAACGGAGATGGCAAAATGGACAAAAAAACTGTTTTCATTGACAGTTTGCTACTTCCTAGGTTACTTCTTCCGCTGGATGACCGTGTAATCATTGGTGAAACTTATTCCAATAATTTTTGGAGTTATAGAGATACTGATGGTGACAGAGTTGCAGACGAGAAGGTATTAATATTTGAGAATGATAAAATTTTCAAGGGCAATTTGGAGCATCAGTCTGCCAACCTAACTTGGAATATCGACAACTGGCTTTACTTGAGCAAGGACCCCTTTCGATACAAGTGGAAAGAAGGCAAGTTGATCATTGATACGCTCTTAGATGCACCTACGGGTCAATACGGTCTTACTCAAGACGAAACTGGCAAAATGTATTATTCGCGAGCAGGAGGAGAAGTGGTAGCTCTTGGTTTTCAGCAACATCCTATTTACGGCAACCTAGAAATGGATGGTCGCTGGGCCGATGACTTTGAACAACCGTGGCCCATTATAGGTACTCCCGATGTGCAAGGCGGCAAAATCCGTTTAAGGCCTGATAATACCTTGAATAAGTTTACCGCTGTAAGTGGGCAGGAAGTATTCTTAGGCGACCGATTGCCATTGTATGGAGATTTATTTGTGCCAGAACCAGTGGGAAGGCTAATCCGTAGAGCTAAGATTAGCAATGTAGACGGCAAAATCGTTTTGAGCAATCCTTACGACAAAGCTGAATTCATGGCTTCCACCGATCCTAATTTTCGCCCAGTCCGTGTTGCTACAGGTCCCGATGGCTGCATGTACGTGGTTGACATGTACAGGGGAATTATCCAAGAAGGTAACTGGACTCGAGAAGGTAGTTTTTTAAGACCTGAAATAGAACGTAGAAATCTTGATAAAAACATAGGGAAAGGCCGTATTTACAGAGTTGTATATAAAGGCGTAAAACCAGCCAAGGTTGAAAAAATGCTGTCTTTATCTTCAAAAGATCTACTTCCATACTTGGGACATCCAAATGGTTGGTATCGCATGACTGCTCAAAAACTTTTGGTACTACGACAAGACAAAACGATAGTGTCTGACTTGTTGAAAACCTTAAGAGGTAATTCGAAAGGAAATGCCAAAAGAGACGAAGGAATTAAAAGACTGCACGCTTTATGGACGCTAGAAGGACTTGGACAGCTTTCAAAAAGCGATATAATTTCCAAAACTAAGGATTCTGACTCAAGAGTGAGTTGTGCGGCAATTAGGCTGTGTGAACAATTCTTAAAAGATGGAGACCAAAACGTATTTGCCACGATTAAATCTTTGAAAAACCACCCAAACAAAGATGTTTTGATTCAAGTGGTTTTAACAAGTAAAACATATGCCAATCGCGATGAAGCAAAATTACTGATACAAGAAATCGTAGACTTAAATCCTGAAAATGAAGTGATTGCAGTCTCTTCTGATGTAGTAACATCCGACGTTGAAAATTTAAAAGTGAAGCACGTTTTAAAACATCCCAATACCAAAAACTCTATCATAAGAGGCTACGAAACTTTTAAAGTGCTTTGTGCTTCTTGTCATGGTAAAGAAGGAAAAGGAATTAAGGATTTAGCTCCGCCATTGGTAGGTTCACCACGAATAATGGGTGATGATTTAGAATTGCCTGTCAAAATCTTACTCAATGGATTATCGGGTGAAGTAGATGGCAAAGATTACGGCATTATGTTATCATTAAAAGGTTACGACGACCAGTGGATTTCTGATGTAATAACCTACGTGCGTGAAGAAATTGGCGATGGAGGAAAAACCGTAAATTCGAGAATAGTGTCGGATGTAAGAAAAAAATATGGAGATCGTGAGCAGTATTGGACATTGAAAGAACTAGGCCAATCCAAATAA
- a CDS encoding Rhamnogalacturonyl hydrolase YesR, translated as MKNTLYLLFILSFFFAGSTIANEPLSLSAIDQTELKNKLFLVADWQNKQTAHQEKYNPLNWHFATLYIGLMELHKTTGEQKYFDQLYKLGKLHNWTTENRVFDADRIAIGQVYIDLFKEKKEPEIIQRLQWVMDAHLERMPKPDVRFMDNKYRREWWTWCDALFMAPPTFAKMYAISGDEKYLDYAIDNWIITTKYLQDKNDKFFFRDDRYFEHQTPNNKNLYWSRGNGWVVAGLANMLTIIPKNHPKRLFFEDQFKTMVAKIAEVQQADGLWRPSLLDPETFPQPETSGSSFFCYAFLWGVNNGLLDAEVYMPKALKAWNGLEALVNSEGRLGFVQPPGKEPLPYTEEAWEEYGTGAFLIAGCELLKAIDKNEISQSVKKGKLIYDNPLSEKDDLKNWQMEGPGKTEFKENWMHMNSPNEEGHHVLWCPEDFPGSFIAEWEVQNLETDAGLVIMFFSAKGVNGEDIFDKRLKKRDGVFRGYTKSDLNNYHISYYANGRDNRERVVAHLRKNAGFNLVQNGEDGIPAKSTSIHKVVLTKNDNHILMTIDGREVVNWTDDGKAYGAVLQGGKMGFRQMQWTHFRYRNFKVYALE; from the coding sequence ATGAAGAACACTTTATACTTACTGTTTATTCTATCCTTTTTTTTTGCTGGCAGCACCATTGCAAATGAGCCATTGAGTCTTTCTGCGATTGACCAAACTGAACTCAAAAATAAATTATTTTTAGTGGCAGATTGGCAAAACAAACAAACTGCTCATCAAGAAAAATACAACCCCTTGAACTGGCATTTTGCTACGCTATACATCGGGTTGATGGAATTGCACAAAACCACAGGAGAACAAAAGTATTTCGATCAACTTTACAAACTAGGAAAGCTCCACAATTGGACAACCGAAAATAGAGTTTTTGACGCTGACCGTATCGCAATTGGTCAAGTTTACATTGACCTTTTTAAAGAGAAAAAAGAGCCTGAAATAATACAAAGACTACAATGGGTTATGGATGCCCATCTTGAAAGAATGCCAAAACCTGATGTCCGTTTTATGGACAATAAGTACCGTCGAGAATGGTGGACTTGGTGTGATGCACTTTTTATGGCTCCACCAACATTTGCAAAAATGTATGCCATTTCGGGTGACGAAAAATACCTCGATTACGCAATCGACAACTGGATTATTACTACCAAATACCTTCAAGACAAAAACGATAAATTTTTCTTTCGAGACGATCGATACTTTGAACATCAAACGCCCAATAATAAGAACCTTTATTGGAGTCGAGGAAACGGATGGGTGGTAGCGGGATTGGCAAATATGCTTACCATCATTCCTAAAAACCATCCCAAACGTCTTTTCTTTGAAGACCAATTCAAAACCATGGTTGCCAAAATAGCAGAAGTTCAGCAAGCTGACGGCCTTTGGCGTCCTAGCCTTTTGGATCCTGAAACCTTTCCACAACCCGAAACAAGCGGAAGTTCATTTTTCTGTTACGCTTTTTTATGGGGAGTAAACAATGGATTACTGGACGCTGAAGTTTATATGCCCAAAGCCCTCAAAGCTTGGAATGGTTTGGAGGCTCTCGTAAACTCTGAAGGAAGACTAGGGTTTGTGCAACCTCCCGGAAAAGAACCCCTTCCATATACAGAAGAGGCATGGGAAGAATACGGCACAGGAGCTTTTTTAATTGCTGGATGCGAGCTTTTGAAAGCAATTGACAAAAATGAAATTTCACAATCCGTAAAAAAAGGAAAGCTCATTTATGACAATCCATTGTCAGAAAAGGATGACCTCAAAAACTGGCAAATGGAGGGCCCAGGTAAAACGGAGTTTAAAGAAAACTGGATGCACATGAACTCCCCTAATGAAGAGGGACATCACGTACTTTGGTGTCCTGAGGATTTCCCTGGCAGTTTTATTGCCGAATGGGAAGTACAAAACTTGGAAACTGATGCTGGTTTGGTAATCATGTTTTTCTCTGCAAAAGGTGTCAATGGCGAAGATATTTTTGACAAAAGACTTAAAAAGCGAGATGGCGTTTTTAGAGGTTATACCAAAAGCGATCTCAATAATTACCACATTTCTTACTACGCCAATGGACGCGACAATAGAGAGAGAGTTGTAGCTCATCTCAGAAAAAATGCTGGTTTCAATTTGGTTCAAAATGGTGAAGATGGCATTCCTGCTAAATCTACTTCCATTCACAAGGTGGTTTTGACCAAAAACGACAATCACATTCTAATGACAATAGATGGCAGAGAAGTAGTAAATTGGACTGACGATGGCAAAGCATATGGTGCAGTGCTTCAAGGAGGAAAAATGGGCTTTAGACAAATGCAATGGACCCATTTCAGGTATAGAAACTTTAAGGTTTATGCTTTAGAGTAA